Proteins found in one Agaribacterium sp. ZY112 genomic segment:
- the rpoC gene encoding DNA-directed RNA polymerase subunit beta', translated as MKDLLNLIKNQGQTMEFDGIRIGLASPEMIRSWSFGEVKKPETINYRTFKPERDGLFCAKIFGPVKDYECLCGKYKRMKHRGIICEKCGVEVTLTKVRRDRMGHIELASPVAHIWFLKSLPSRIGLLLDMTLRSIERVLYFESYVVTEPGMTTLERGQLLTDEQYYEAMEEFGDEFEAKMGAEAIKALIMDIHLESEVQRLREEIPQTNSETKIKKLSKRLKLLEAFFLSGNKPEWMVLEVLPVLPPDLRPLVPLDGGRFATSDLNDLYRRVINRNNRLKRLLDLNAPDIIVRNEKRMLQESVDALLDNGRRGRAITGSNKRPLKSLADMIKGKQGRFRQNLLGKRVDYSGRTVIVSGPELRLHQCGLPKKMALELFKPFIFSKLEHRGLATTIKAAKKMVEREEAIVWDILDEVIREHPVLLNRAPTLHRLGIQAFEPVLIEGKALQLHPLVCAAYNADFDGDQMAVHVPLTLEAQLEARALMMSTNNILSPASGEPIIVPSQDVVLGLYWMSRDRINDLGEGMMFSDANEVSRAYYGGQVGLQAKIKCRITEYSIREDGEKDEITRVVDTTVGRVLFWEIVPAGIPFDMVNKDLVKKAVSGLINFCYRQVGLKETVIFADQLMYMGYAFSTKSGSSIGVNDFEIPAEKTQIIDSAEGEVKEIESQFASGLVTQGEKYNKVIDIWSRANDLVTKSMMEGISKEAVIQKDGTEGEQASFNSVFMYADSGARGSQAQIRQLAGMRGLMARPDGSIIETPIVANFREGLNVLQYFISTHGARKGLADTALKTANSGYLTRRLVDVAQDLVVTSVDCGTDAGMTMTPVIEGGDIIETLGDRILGRVVARDIVKNDSDEILIPAGTLIDEAWVERFEEMAVDEVVVRSPVTCEAKYGICSQCYGRDLARGHRVNQGEAVGVIAAQSIGEPGTQLTMRTFHIGGAASRASAADSVEVRQDGKVRLHNIKTVTRADGCLVAVSRSGELSVADSAGRERERYKLPYGAVISVQDGQEVTGGSIVAKWDPHTHPIVTEVDGRVALSGAEDGLSVRKQTDDLTGLSSLEVMDTGERPAAGKDLKPAVTLVDANGNEVTLGNTKQPAHYLLPPKAILMLSDGDDIKIGDVIARIPQEGSKTRDITGGLPRVADLFEARKPKEPSILAEVSGIVSFGKETKGKRRLVITPADGQPLADGSTHYEVLIPKHRQLTVFEGETVTKGEVVSEGPSNPHDILRLKGVEALTNYIVNEIQDVYRLQGVKINDKHIEVIVRQMLRKAEITSMGDSEFVKGEQVEYAKVLGANEKLRVDGNAPATFDRQLLGITKASLATESFISAASFQETTRVLTEAAVTGRIDNLRGLKENVVVGRLIPAGTGLAYHNERRAKAEAQVPSTDTVSAEEIEHALTAALKSSS; from the coding sequence TTGAAAGACTTACTGAATCTAATTAAAAACCAGGGTCAAACGATGGAATTCGACGGAATTCGCATCGGCCTGGCTTCACCAGAAATGATCCGCTCTTGGTCTTTTGGTGAAGTAAAAAAGCCTGAAACTATTAACTACCGTACCTTCAAGCCTGAGCGTGACGGCCTGTTTTGCGCCAAGATTTTTGGTCCTGTAAAAGACTATGAATGTTTGTGTGGCAAATACAAGCGCATGAAGCATCGCGGTATTATTTGTGAAAAATGTGGCGTTGAAGTTACTTTAACAAAAGTTCGTCGTGACCGTATGGGCCACATCGAGCTTGCCAGCCCTGTTGCTCACATTTGGTTTTTGAAGTCACTGCCTAGCCGTATTGGTTTGTTGCTAGATATGACTTTACGCTCAATTGAGCGTGTCTTATATTTTGAAAGCTACGTGGTTACCGAGCCGGGTATGACTACCCTAGAGCGCGGTCAGTTACTGACAGATGAGCAGTACTACGAAGCGATGGAAGAGTTTGGCGACGAGTTTGAAGCCAAGATGGGTGCTGAGGCAATTAAAGCACTTATTATGGATATTCACTTAGAGAGTGAAGTTCAGCGCCTGCGTGAAGAGATTCCACAAACTAACTCAGAAACTAAAATCAAGAAATTGAGTAAGCGTTTGAAGTTGCTTGAAGCCTTTTTCTTGAGTGGCAATAAGCCTGAGTGGATGGTACTTGAAGTGCTTCCTGTGCTTCCGCCTGATCTTCGTCCATTGGTTCCACTAGATGGTGGTCGTTTTGCGACTTCGGATCTAAATGATCTTTACCGTCGTGTGATTAACCGTAATAACCGTTTGAAGCGTCTTCTTGACCTTAATGCGCCTGATATCATCGTGCGCAATGAAAAGCGTATGTTGCAAGAGTCGGTTGATGCCTTGCTTGATAACGGCCGCCGCGGTCGTGCAATTACTGGTTCTAACAAGCGCCCTTTAAAATCACTTGCCGATATGATCAAGGGTAAGCAAGGTCGTTTCCGTCAAAACCTACTTGGTAAGCGTGTTGACTACTCGGGTCGTACTGTAATTGTATCTGGTCCTGAATTGCGCCTACATCAGTGTGGTCTTCCTAAGAAGATGGCATTAGAGCTATTTAAACCCTTTATCTTTTCTAAGTTAGAGCATCGAGGCTTGGCGACTACGATTAAAGCCGCTAAGAAAATGGTCGAGCGTGAAGAGGCCATCGTATGGGATATCCTCGATGAGGTGATTCGTGAGCATCCTGTATTGCTTAACCGTGCACCAACTCTTCACCGTTTGGGTATTCAGGCGTTTGAGCCGGTTTTGATTGAAGGTAAAGCGCTACAGCTTCACCCACTCGTTTGTGCGGCGTATAACGCTGACTTCGATGGTGACCAAATGGCTGTTCACGTACCGTTGACACTGGAAGCTCAGTTGGAAGCGCGTGCATTGATGATGTCGACTAACAACATCTTATCCCCTGCATCGGGTGAACCAATTATTGTGCCGTCACAGGACGTTGTACTTGGTTTGTACTGGATGAGCCGTGATCGTATTAATGATCTTGGTGAAGGCATGATGTTTTCTGATGCAAACGAAGTAAGCCGTGCTTACTACGGTGGTCAGGTTGGTCTGCAAGCTAAAATTAAATGTCGTATCACCGAATACAGTATTCGTGAAGATGGCGAAAAAGACGAAATCACCCGTGTTGTAGATACAACAGTAGGTCGTGTTCTTTTCTGGGAAATTGTACCGGCTGGTATCCCTTTTGACATGGTTAACAAGGACCTTGTTAAGAAGGCGGTCTCAGGTCTAATTAACTTCTGTTATCGTCAAGTTGGCCTTAAAGAAACGGTTATCTTTGCTGACCAATTGATGTACATGGGTTACGCCTTCTCAACTAAGTCAGGCTCATCGATTGGTGTTAATGACTTTGAGATTCCAGCTGAAAAAACCCAGATTATCGACAGTGCTGAAGGTGAAGTTAAAGAGATCGAAAGTCAGTTTGCTTCAGGTCTTGTAACTCAGGGTGAGAAATACAACAAGGTTATCGATATTTGGTCGCGTGCCAATGACCTTGTCACCAAGTCAATGATGGAAGGTATTTCTAAAGAAGCCGTTATACAAAAAGACGGTACTGAGGGTGAGCAAGCGTCATTCAACTCGGTATTTATGTACGCTGATTCTGGTGCTCGTGGTTCACAAGCTCAGATTCGTCAGCTGGCTGGTATGCGTGGTCTAATGGCTCGTCCAGACGGCTCAATTATTGAAACGCCAATCGTTGCAAATTTCCGTGAAGGTTTGAACGTACTTCAGTACTTCATCTCGACTCACGGTGCTCGTAAAGGTTTGGCGGATACCGCACTTAAAACAGCGAATTCGGGTTATCTAACTCGACGTCTTGTTGATGTTGCTCAGGATTTGGTTGTTACCTCTGTTGATTGTGGCACTGATGCAGGTATGACCATGACGCCTGTGATCGAGGGTGGTGACATCATTGAAACCTTGGGTGATCGTATCCTTGGTCGTGTTGTTGCACGTGACATCGTTAAAAACGATTCTGATGAAATTCTTATTCCAGCGGGCACTCTTATCGATGAAGCATGGGTTGAGCGCTTCGAAGAGATGGCGGTTGATGAGGTTGTCGTACGCTCTCCTGTAACTTGTGAAGCAAAATACGGTATTTGTTCTCAGTGTTACGGCCGTGATTTGGCTCGTGGTCACCGTGTTAACCAAGGTGAAGCTGTGGGTGTTATTGCTGCTCAATCAATTGGTGAGCCGGGTACACAGCTTACTATGCGTACCTTCCACATTGGTGGTGCGGCATCACGAGCGTCTGCGGCAGATAGCGTAGAAGTGCGTCAAGACGGTAAAGTTCGTTTGCACAACATCAAAACGGTGACTCGTGCAGATGGTTGCCTAGTAGCGGTTAGCCGTTCTGGTGAATTGAGTGTTGCTGATAGTGCAGGTCGTGAGCGTGAGCGTTATAAGCTTCCTTATGGTGCTGTAATTTCAGTACAAGACGGTCAAGAAGTGACTGGTGGCTCTATTGTTGCTAAGTGGGATCCACATACGCATCCAATCGTAACGGAAGTGGATGGTCGAGTAGCCTTAAGTGGTGCTGAAGATGGCTTGTCTGTGCGTAAGCAAACGGATGACTTAACTGGTTTAAGCTCGCTTGAAGTTATGGATACTGGTGAGCGTCCCGCGGCAGGTAAAGATTTGAAACCAGCTGTGACCTTGGTAGATGCAAACGGTAATGAGGTGACCTTGGGTAATACCAAGCAGCCTGCTCACTACTTATTGCCACCTAAGGCAATCTTAATGTTGAGCGATGGTGACGACATTAAAATTGGTGACGTAATTGCGCGTATTCCTCAGGAAGGTTCTAAGACACGAGACATCACAGGTGGTCTACCACGCGTAGCTGACTTGTTTGAAGCTCGTAAGCCTAAAGAGCCAAGTATTCTTGCTGAAGTCTCGGGTATCGTAAGTTTTGGTAAGGAAACAAAAGGTAAGCGTCGTTTGGTTATCACTCCTGCTGATGGTCAGCCTTTGGCAGATGGTAGCACTCATTACGAAGTGCTGATTCCTAAACATCGTCAGTTGACTGTGTTTGAGGGTGAGACGGTAACTAAGGGTGAGGTAGTATCTGAGGGGCCTAGTAATCCTCATGATATCTTGCGCTTGAAAGGTGTCGAGGCGCTTACTAACTACATTGTTAATGAAATCCAAGATGTTTACCGTCTACAGGGTGTAAAAATTAACGATAAGCACATTGAAGTTATTGTTCGTCAGATGCTACGTAAAGCTGAAATCACCTCTATGGGTGACAGTGAGTTTGTTAAAGGTGAGCAGGTTGAGTACGCCAAGGTTCTTGGTGCTAACGAAAAGCTGCGTGTTGACGGCAATGCCCCAGCCACTTTTGATCGTCAATTACTTGGTATTACCAAGGCGTCATTGGCGACAGAGAGCTTTATCTCTGCGGCATCATTCCAGGAGACCACTCGCGTATTAACCGAGGCTGCGGTAACTGGGCGTATTGATAACTTACGTGGCCTGAAAGAGAACGTAGTTGTTGGTCGTTTGATCCCAGCAGGTACCGGTTTGGCTTATCATAATGAGCGTCGTGCGAAAGCAGAGGCTCAGGTTCCTTCGACTGACACCGTTAGTGCAGAAGAAATCGAACACGCTCTAACTGCTGCACTTAAATCTAGCAGTTAA
- the rpoB gene encoding DNA-directed RNA polymerase subunit beta, which yields MAYSYTEKKRIRKDFGKLPHVMDIPHLLSIQLDSYRQFAQAAKPAGERKDIGLQAAFKSVFPIASYSGSAALEYVSYNLGKPVFDEKECMLRGATFAVPLRVKVRLIIYDKESSTKAIKDIKEQEVYMGEIPLMTDHGTFIINGTERVIVSQLHRSPGVFFEHDKGKTHSSGKLLYSARVIPYRGSWLDFEFDPKDLVYVRIDRRRKLPATILLRSLGYTNEQILDMFFETSSFELNGDEIKLELEPSRLRGEIASFDIKDGEGNIVVEEGRRVTARHIGKLEKAGVNQLVVPADYVLGLALAKDVVDTNTGEVLLECNTEITEEVLETLKEGGVAAIETLYTNDLDCGSFISDTLRIDPSRTELEALVEIYRMMRPGEPPTKESAEALFENLFFSYERYDLSAVGRMKFNRRLGRDEETGEGILSKEDIVDVLKTLISIRNGQGTVDDIDHLGNRRVRSVGEMAENQFRVGLVRVERAVKERLSMAESEGLMPQDLINAKPVAAAVKEFFGSSQLSQFMDQNNPLSEVTHKRRVSALGPGGLTRERAGFEVRDVHATHYGRVCPIETPEGPNIGLINSLATYARTNNYGFLESPVRKVVDGKATDEIEYLSAINEAHFVIAQASATLDDNNMLTDELVSSRHMGEFTLKTPSDVEYMDVSPRQVVSVAASLIPFLEHDDANRALMGSNMQRQAVPTLKAQKPLVGTGIERRVASDSGVCEVARRGGTVERVDAGRIVIKVHDAEIEAGEAGVDIYNLTKYTRSNQNTCINQKPLVRMGDTVARGDILADGPSIDLGELALGQNMRIAFMTWNGYNFEDSILVSEKVVQEDRFTSIHIQELTCIARDTKLGSEEITADIPNVGEGALSKLDESGIVYVGAEVIAGDILVGKVTPKGETQLTPEEKLLRAIFGEKASDVKDTSLRVPSSVKGTVIDVQVFTRDGLEKDQRSKEIEEMMLGEVRKDLNEEYRIIQEATFERLKRALVGQKASNNAGVTKGSEVTAEQLDALEFTEWFKIRMDDDALNDQLDRAEEHLEESRKELDARLEDKRGKLESGDDLAPGVLKIVKVYLAIKRRIQPGDKMAGRHGNKGVISTIVPVEDMPCDENGRPIDIVLNPLGVPSRMNVGQVLEMHLGLAARTLGEKVDAMVKQQRQVAELREFLGKIYNHSDEVKQEQLDSFSDAEILELCKNLAGGVPMATPVFDGAKESEIKELLKLADLPESGQMTLFDGRTGDPFMRPTTVGYMYMLKLNHLVDDKMHARSTGSYSLVTQQPLGGKAQFGGQRFGEMEVWALEAYGAAYTLQEMLTVKSDDVAGRTKMYKNVVDGDHRMEPGMPESFNVLVKEIRSLGINIELE from the coding sequence ATGGCTTACTCGTACACAGAAAAAAAGCGTATCCGTAAGGATTTTGGCAAGCTGCCACATGTCATGGACATCCCGCACTTGCTGTCGATTCAGTTGGACTCTTACCGACAATTCGCACAGGCTGCAAAGCCGGCGGGCGAAAGAAAAGACATCGGTCTGCAAGCCGCCTTCAAATCAGTATTCCCAATAGCTTCGTATTCGGGCAGTGCTGCTCTTGAATACGTAAGCTACAACCTCGGCAAGCCCGTGTTTGACGAGAAAGAGTGTATGTTGCGTGGTGCAACGTTTGCTGTACCTCTTCGCGTGAAAGTTCGCTTGATTATTTACGATAAAGAATCGTCGACTAAAGCGATCAAAGATATTAAAGAGCAAGAAGTTTACATGGGCGAGATTCCGCTCATGACTGATCATGGTACCTTCATTATTAATGGTACTGAGCGCGTTATTGTAAGCCAGTTACATCGCTCTCCAGGTGTATTCTTTGAGCACGACAAAGGTAAGACTCATAGTTCTGGTAAGTTACTTTATAGTGCGCGTGTCATTCCTTACCGTGGTTCTTGGTTGGACTTTGAGTTCGACCCTAAAGATCTTGTTTACGTTCGTATCGATCGTCGCCGCAAGCTTCCAGCGACAATTTTATTGCGCTCGCTTGGTTATACCAATGAGCAGATTCTTGATATGTTCTTCGAGACCAGCAGCTTTGAGTTAAACGGTGATGAGATCAAGCTTGAGCTTGAACCTTCACGTTTACGAGGTGAAATTGCGAGCTTCGATATCAAAGATGGCGAAGGCAATATCGTTGTTGAAGAAGGTCGTCGAGTGACGGCTCGTCACATTGGCAAGTTAGAGAAGGCCGGCGTGAATCAGTTGGTCGTACCTGCTGATTATGTACTGGGCTTAGCGCTTGCTAAAGATGTTGTTGATACCAACACCGGCGAAGTATTGCTTGAGTGTAATACTGAGATTACGGAAGAGGTTCTCGAAACCCTTAAAGAGGGTGGTGTTGCAGCGATTGAGACTCTCTATACCAACGATCTCGATTGTGGTTCATTTATTTCTGATACCTTGCGTATAGATCCAAGTCGCACTGAGCTAGAAGCTCTGGTAGAAATCTACCGCATGATGCGCCCTGGTGAGCCGCCTACGAAAGAAAGTGCCGAAGCTCTATTTGAGAACTTGTTCTTCAGTTATGAGCGTTATGACTTAAGTGCTGTTGGTCGTATGAAGTTCAACCGTCGTTTAGGTCGTGACGAAGAGACCGGCGAAGGCATCCTTTCTAAAGAAGATATTGTTGATGTTCTTAAGACATTGATCTCTATTCGTAACGGTCAAGGCACCGTGGATGATATTGATCACCTTGGTAACCGTCGTGTTCGTTCGGTTGGTGAGATGGCTGAGAACCAATTCCGTGTTGGTCTGGTTCGTGTTGAGCGTGCTGTTAAGGAGCGCTTGAGTATGGCTGAATCTGAGGGCTTGATGCCTCAGGATTTGATCAACGCAAAACCTGTAGCAGCTGCTGTCAAAGAGTTCTTTGGCTCGTCGCAGTTGTCGCAGTTTATGGATCAGAACAACCCGCTTTCAGAAGTAACTCACAAACGTCGAGTTTCTGCCTTAGGCCCCGGTGGTCTAACGCGTGAGCGTGCGGGTTTTGAGGTTCGAGATGTACACGCGACTCACTACGGTCGTGTATGTCCTATTGAAACACCGGAAGGTCCAAACATTGGTTTGATCAACTCACTAGCGACTTATGCTCGCACGAACAACTACGGTTTCCTTGAGAGCCCTGTTCGTAAAGTGGTTGATGGTAAGGCAACCGATGAAATCGAATACTTAAGTGCCATTAACGAAGCTCACTTCGTTATCGCTCAGGCTTCAGCAACACTTGATGACAACAACATGTTGACTGATGAGCTAGTTAGCTCTCGTCACATGGGTGAATTCACCCTCAAGACGCCATCCGATGTTGAATACATGGACGTGAGCCCTCGTCAGGTTGTATCGGTTGCAGCGTCTTTGATTCCTTTCCTTGAGCACGATGATGCTAACCGTGCATTGATGGGATCGAACATGCAGCGTCAAGCTGTTCCTACTCTTAAGGCTCAGAAGCCGTTGGTAGGTACTGGTATTGAGCGTCGAGTCGCTTCTGACTCCGGTGTGTGTGAAGTTGCACGTCGTGGCGGTACTGTCGAGCGTGTTGATGCTGGTCGTATCGTTATTAAGGTACACGATGCAGAGATTGAGGCCGGCGAAGCTGGTGTTGATATCTACAACTTGACTAAGTACACCCGTTCTAACCAGAACACCTGTATTAATCAGAAGCCTCTAGTGCGTATGGGCGACACAGTTGCTCGTGGCGATATTCTAGCTGACGGTCCTTCTATTGATTTGGGTGAATTGGCTCTGGGTCAGAATATGCGTATCGCATTTATGACTTGGAATGGTTACAACTTTGAGGATTCGATCCTTGTAAGTGAAAAAGTTGTTCAGGAAGATCGTTTTACTTCTATCCACATTCAAGAGCTTACTTGTATTGCTCGTGATACTAAGTTGGGTAGCGAAGAAATCACTGCTGATATTCCTAACGTAGGTGAGGGTGCGCTTTCTAAACTTGATGAGAGCGGTATCGTTTACGTTGGTGCGGAAGTCATTGCTGGCGATATCCTCGTTGGTAAAGTAACGCCTAAAGGTGAAACTCAGCTAACGCCAGAAGAAAAGCTTCTACGTGCCATCTTTGGTGAGAAAGCGTCTGACGTTAAAGATACCTCATTGCGTGTGCCTTCAAGTGTTAAAGGTACCGTTATTGATGTTCAGGTCTTTACTCGCGATGGTTTAGAAAAAGATCAGCGCTCTAAAGAAATTGAAGAGATGATGCTGGGCGAGGTTCGTAAAGACCTCAATGAAGAGTACCGCATCATCCAAGAGGCTACTTTTGAGCGTCTTAAGCGTGCTCTAGTAGGGCAAAAAGCGTCTAACAACGCCGGCGTAACTAAAGGTTCTGAGGTTACGGCTGAGCAATTGGATGCGCTTGAGTTTACTGAGTGGTTCAAGATTCGCATGGATGATGACGCTCTAAACGATCAGCTTGATCGTGCTGAAGAGCATCTTGAAGAGTCGCGTAAAGAACTTGATGCACGTCTTGAAGATAAGCGTGGCAAGTTAGAAAGTGGTGATGATTTAGCTCCTGGTGTGCTTAAGATTGTTAAGGTCTATCTTGCTATTAAGCGTCGCATTCAGCCAGGTGATAAAATGGCGGGTCGTCACGGTAACAAGGGTGTAATTTCTACCATTGTTCCTGTTGAAGATATGCCTTGTGATGAAAATGGTCGTCCTATTGATATCGTCTTGAATCCGCTTGGTGTTCCTTCTCGAATGAACGTAGGTCAGGTTCTTGAGATGCACTTGGGTCTTGCGGCTAGAACACTGGGTGAAAAAGTTGATGCTATGGTCAAACAGCAGCGCCAAGTGGCCGAGCTGCGTGAGTTCCTAGGCAAGATTTACAATCACAGTGATGAAGTGAAGCAAGAGCAACTTGATAGCTTTAGTGACGCTGAAATTTTAGAGTTGTGTAAGAATCTAGCAGGTGGTGTGCCAATGGCTACACCAGTATTTGATGGCGCCAAAGAAAGCGAAATCAAAGAGCTGCTTAAGTTGGCTGATTTGCCTGAAAGTGGTCAGATGACGCTGTTTGATGGCCGTACCGGTGATCCGTTCATGCGTCCTACAACTGTAGGCTATATGTACATGCTGAAGTTGAATCACCTTGTTGATGACAAGATGCACGCCCGTTCTACCGGTTCGTACTCGCTTGTTACTCAGCAGCCTCTGGGTGGTAAAGCTCAGTTCGGTGGTCAGCGATTTGGTGAGATGGAAGTTTGGGCTCTTGAAGCATACGGTGCAGCATATACCTTGCAGGAGATGCTCACGGTTAAGTCGGATGACGTTGCTGGTCGTACTAAGATGTACAAAAACGTTGTTGATGGCGATCACCGCATGGAGCCAGGTATGCCGGAATCCTTTAACGTACTTGTTAAAGAAATCCGCTCACTTGGTATTAATATCGAGCTCGAATAA